In Synechococcus sp. KORDI-100, a single window of DNA contains:
- a CDS encoding alpha-D-glucose phosphate-specific phosphoglucomutase, translating to MTTSAPADPTQRLVRLETPFSDQKPGTSGLRKSSRRFEKPNYLESFVEAVFRTLPGVQGGTMVLGGDGRYGNLRAIDVILRMGAAHGLSKMIVTTGGILSTPAASNLIRKRQAIGGIILSASHNPGGPEGDFGVKVNGSNGGPTPASFTDAVYECTKTLEQYSIVEAATIQLDSAGLHSVGAMQVEVIDGVDDFVSLMQELFDFDKIRDLIRSDFPLAFDAMHAVTGPYATRLLEGLLGAPAGSVRNGTPLEDFGGGHPDPNLTYAHELAELLLEGDAYRFGAACDGDGDRNMILGQRCFVNPSDSLAILTANATLAPAYAEGLAGVARSMPTSAAVDVVAKELGIECFETPTGWKFFGNLLDAGRITLCGEESFGTGSNHVREKDGLWAVLFWLQILAERRCSVAEIMAEHWKRFGRHYYSRHDYEAVASDAAHGLYDRLESMLPNLVGQPFAGRKISAADNFSYTDPVDGSVTTGQGLRILLEDGSRVVVRLSGTGTKGATIRVYLESYVPSSGDLSQDPQIALATMISAINDLAEIQQRTGMDRPTVIT from the coding sequence ATGACCACCTCGGCCCCGGCGGATCCGACCCAGCGTCTGGTACGACTCGAGACCCCCTTCAGCGACCAGAAGCCGGGAACCTCCGGGCTGCGCAAGAGCAGTCGCCGGTTCGAAAAGCCCAACTACCTCGAGAGCTTTGTTGAAGCCGTGTTCCGCACCCTGCCGGGGGTGCAGGGAGGCACGATGGTGCTCGGGGGTGATGGCCGCTACGGCAATCTGCGCGCCATCGACGTGATCCTGCGCATGGGGGCTGCCCACGGCCTCAGCAAGATGATCGTCACCACCGGAGGCATCCTCTCGACCCCTGCCGCCTCCAACCTGATCCGCAAACGCCAGGCCATCGGCGGCATCATCCTGTCCGCCAGCCACAACCCAGGGGGGCCTGAAGGAGATTTCGGCGTGAAGGTGAACGGCTCCAATGGTGGGCCGACCCCCGCGTCCTTCACCGATGCGGTCTACGAATGCACCAAAACCCTTGAGCAGTACTCGATCGTTGAGGCAGCGACGATCCAGCTCGACAGTGCTGGCCTGCACAGCGTCGGCGCCATGCAGGTGGAGGTGATCGACGGCGTCGATGACTTCGTCTCATTGATGCAGGAGCTGTTCGATTTCGACAAGATCCGGGATCTGATTCGTTCGGATTTCCCGCTGGCCTTTGATGCCATGCATGCGGTCACCGGTCCCTACGCCACGCGCTTGCTCGAGGGTCTGCTTGGTGCACCAGCAGGGAGCGTGCGCAACGGCACACCCCTGGAAGACTTTGGCGGCGGCCATCCCGATCCGAACCTCACCTACGCCCACGAGCTGGCTGAGCTGCTGCTCGAGGGAGATGCCTACCGCTTCGGTGCCGCCTGTGATGGCGATGGCGATCGCAACATGATCCTGGGACAGCGCTGCTTTGTGAATCCCAGCGACAGCCTCGCCATACTCACCGCCAACGCCACGCTGGCTCCGGCCTACGCCGAAGGCCTGGCGGGAGTGGCGCGATCCATGCCCACCAGCGCTGCAGTGGATGTGGTGGCCAAAGAGCTGGGTATCGAGTGCTTTGAAACCCCGACGGGCTGGAAATTCTTCGGCAATCTGCTGGATGCCGGCAGGATCACCCTCTGCGGTGAGGAGAGCTTCGGCACCGGCAGCAACCACGTGCGTGAAAAGGACGGGCTCTGGGCCGTGCTGTTCTGGCTGCAGATCCTGGCGGAACGCCGCTGCAGCGTGGCCGAGATCATGGCCGAGCACTGGAAGCGCTTCGGACGCCACTACTACTCTCGCCACGACTACGAAGCCGTCGCCAGCGACGCCGCCCATGGTCTCTACGACCGCCTGGAGAGCATGCTGCCGAACCTGGTGGGCCAGCCCTTTGCCGGACGCAAGATCAGCGCGGCGGACAACTTCAGCTACACCGACCCCGTCGATGGTTCCGTTACCACAGGCCAGGGGCTGCGCATCCTGCTCGAGGACGGCAGCCGGGTGGTGGTGCGTCTCTCCGGAACAGGCACCAAGGGCGCCACGATCCGGGTTTACCTGGAGAGCTATGTGCCCAGCAGCGGGGACCTCAGCCAGGATCCCCAGATCGCCCTGGCGACAATGATCAGCGCCATCAACGACCTGGCCGAGATCCAGCAGCGCACCGGCATGGATCGCCCCACCGTGATCACCTGA
- a CDS encoding efflux RND transporter permease subunit: protein MSASNNFITRPVLSTVCSLLIVIVGLIAIPILPIENLPDIAPPTVKVQATYVGADAVSVEQGVTSVLEQQINGVEEMDYITSNSSADGVSSIRVSFNSGTDANINQVNVQNRVALAEPQLPEEVRKSGVTVNKSSTSALLVYNFINKDPSQTEYSVETISGYLDKNLTDNIKRVQGVGEVVYFGNRKIAFRLWLDPEQLAANGISANDVVTQLRSQNRLVPAGKIGGAPAPKGQEFTFTVQLQGRLTTEKEFENIILKTTDDGGLIRLKDVGRVSLGGEVYGVDAIDLRGNPAVGVAIYQLTGSNAIVVSDGVKEVISDFEKILPVGLEVEKIFDVTDFINQSIKGVTNSLRDAVILVVLILFLFLQNWKATLVPAIAIPVALIGTFGLVLAFGFSLNQLTLFGLVLATGLVVDDAITVVEDTSAKKEEGRTAVQAAMETMDELFSAVIATSLVKMAVFIPVLFFPGATGTIYKQFAATILFSISISTFNALTFSPMLSALLLSRETKELKRNQYAVAGVTLGFIYGLLSAGNGAVQALIPTIIGAIIGFIASKVTRLPLRLPFAVGGAVVGVVTSGLTNLFPVLLFSAIGLVVGWFVPVIFSGFNRFYGGFEKRYSSILDMALKARPVVMGILAVGILLTGFAFTRVPAGFVPIEDQGFSVGFVQAPEGVSNEKTLEINKKVAEILRSEPDIASAALFSGASLDGNAPNKGLFFFGTKHWDERPDKEQSLAAIVERLNKKFYDQIDAGRVIVVEPPSIPGYGTGAGFEFQLLDRSSGAYSLSDFFGSAGQIIQASNANPLLNRVYTLFAPESPQYEITVDRETMASLGVDYGSAMSAFSVNFGGAYVNDTFQEGKVRRVYVQSDDINRSKPQQLTSSYVSNNQGEQIPLSEFFTIKPINGPSVIPHFNLFRSIKVEGSPAPGRSSGQAISAMKKTFEDGKYQGLGYDWTGISREEVKAGSLAVVIFALGILAVFLVLSAQYESYTDPIIILLTVPTALLGALVFLGGAGQVLNIYAQVGLVMLIGLAGGNAILIVDLANQQMGKGMSAIDAARFAAKSRLRPILMTSISSLTGFLPLMLASGAGAQSQASLGLVVFGGLLVATFLSTLVVPVFFVVMKSLLGQADAKPPEGGGSGSSEGQPTPQPS from the coding sequence ATGTCCGCTTCCAATAACTTCATCACCAGGCCGGTCCTTAGCACGGTCTGCAGCCTGCTGATTGTGATCGTTGGCTTGATTGCCATTCCGATCCTGCCGATTGAGAACCTTCCTGACATCGCTCCACCAACGGTGAAGGTTCAAGCCACTTATGTAGGAGCCGACGCCGTGTCCGTTGAGCAGGGTGTGACCTCTGTTCTTGAACAGCAGATCAACGGGGTTGAGGAGATGGATTACATCACCTCCAACAGTTCGGCCGATGGCGTGAGTTCCATCCGCGTGTCGTTCAACAGCGGCACGGACGCCAATATCAACCAGGTGAATGTTCAGAACCGGGTTGCCCTGGCGGAACCTCAGCTGCCTGAAGAAGTTCGCAAATCAGGGGTCACGGTCAACAAATCGTCGACTTCAGCTCTGTTGGTTTACAACTTCATCAATAAAGACCCATCACAAACTGAATACAGCGTTGAAACAATCAGTGGATATCTAGACAAGAATCTAACTGACAATATCAAACGTGTTCAGGGTGTTGGCGAGGTGGTGTACTTCGGCAACCGCAAAATTGCATTCCGCCTCTGGTTGGATCCTGAACAACTGGCCGCCAATGGTATTTCGGCCAATGATGTTGTCACGCAGTTGCGCAGTCAGAACCGTCTTGTTCCTGCTGGAAAGATTGGTGGTGCTCCAGCACCGAAAGGTCAGGAATTCACCTTCACTGTTCAGTTGCAGGGTCGACTGACCACAGAGAAAGAATTTGAGAACATCATCCTCAAAACGACTGACGACGGTGGTCTGATCCGGCTTAAAGACGTTGGCAGAGTGAGCCTTGGCGGTGAAGTGTATGGTGTCGACGCCATTGATCTGCGTGGTAATCCAGCTGTTGGTGTTGCGATTTATCAGCTCACGGGCAGTAACGCCATCGTCGTCTCCGATGGTGTGAAGGAGGTGATCAGCGACTTCGAAAAAATACTCCCCGTCGGTTTGGAAGTCGAGAAGATCTTTGATGTCACCGACTTCATCAATCAATCGATCAAGGGTGTGACCAACTCCCTCAGGGACGCGGTGATCCTGGTGGTGTTGATCCTGTTCCTGTTTCTTCAGAACTGGAAAGCAACGCTGGTTCCTGCGATCGCTATCCCCGTCGCTTTGATCGGAACCTTCGGCCTTGTGTTGGCGTTCGGTTTCTCCTTGAACCAGCTCACTTTGTTCGGCCTCGTGCTCGCTACAGGACTTGTGGTGGATGACGCCATCACGGTGGTGGAGGACACCTCCGCCAAGAAGGAGGAGGGCCGAACGGCGGTTCAGGCGGCCATGGAAACCATGGACGAATTGTTCAGCGCCGTGATCGCTACCTCGTTGGTGAAGATGGCCGTGTTCATTCCGGTGCTGTTCTTCCCGGGCGCCACCGGAACGATTTACAAGCAGTTCGCTGCCACGATTCTGTTCTCAATCAGCATCTCCACCTTCAACGCCCTCACGTTCTCTCCGATGCTGTCGGCCCTTTTGCTCTCGAGAGAAACAAAGGAGCTCAAACGCAATCAGTACGCCGTTGCGGGAGTCACCCTCGGTTTTATCTATGGACTGCTCAGTGCTGGTAATGGAGCCGTACAAGCGCTGATCCCCACCATCATCGGCGCCATCATTGGCTTTATTGCGTCAAAGGTGACGCGTCTGCCGTTGAGGCTGCCCTTCGCCGTCGGTGGAGCTGTGGTGGGAGTGGTGACATCCGGTCTCACCAACCTGTTCCCAGTCCTGTTGTTCTCCGCGATCGGTCTTGTCGTCGGCTGGTTCGTTCCTGTGATCTTCTCCGGGTTCAACCGTTTCTATGGCGGATTTGAAAAGCGCTACTCGAGCATTCTCGACATGGCATTGAAGGCCCGTCCTGTCGTGATGGGAATTCTGGCGGTGGGCATTCTTCTGACGGGTTTCGCCTTCACCCGTGTGCCTGCGGGTTTTGTCCCGATTGAAGACCAGGGCTTCTCCGTTGGCTTTGTTCAGGCCCCAGAGGGTGTGTCCAATGAAAAGACTCTGGAGATCAACAAAAAGGTTGCCGAGATCCTGAGATCGGAGCCTGATATCGCGTCGGCTGCCTTATTCAGTGGCGCCAGTCTCGACGGTAATGCGCCTAACAAGGGTTTGTTCTTCTTTGGAACCAAACACTGGGATGAACGTCCTGACAAAGAGCAATCTCTGGCGGCGATTGTGGAACGGTTGAACAAAAAGTTCTACGACCAGATCGATGCCGGCCGCGTGATTGTGGTTGAGCCGCCTTCGATTCCGGGCTACGGAACCGGTGCTGGTTTTGAATTTCAGCTCCTCGATCGCAGCAGTGGCGCCTATTCATTGTCTGATTTCTTTGGCTCGGCCGGACAAATCATTCAAGCCAGCAATGCCAATCCGTTGTTGAATCGCGTTTACACCCTGTTTGCACCTGAGTCCCCGCAGTACGAGATCACCGTTGATCGCGAAACGATGGCGTCACTGGGCGTGGATTACGGCAGTGCGATGTCAGCTTTCAGTGTGAACTTTGGTGGTGCCTATGTGAATGACACATTCCAGGAGGGCAAGGTTCGAAGGGTCTATGTGCAGTCGGATGATATCAATCGATCCAAGCCCCAGCAGCTCACATCCAGTTACGTCTCCAACAACCAAGGTGAGCAGATTCCCCTGTCTGAGTTCTTCACGATCAAGCCGATCAACGGTCCCAGTGTGATTCCACACTTCAACCTATTCCGTTCGATCAAAGTGGAAGGAAGTCCGGCACCGGGACGAAGCTCCGGACAGGCGATCTCCGCCATGAAGAAGACATTCGAAGACGGTAAGTACCAGGGACTTGGTTACGACTGGACCGGGATCTCCCGCGAGGAAGTCAAGGCAGGATCGCTGGCCGTGGTGATCTTCGCCCTCGGCATCCTGGCTGTGTTCCTGGTGCTCTCCGCTCAGTACGAGAGCTACACCGACCCGATCATCATCCTTTTGACGGTTCCCACCGCCTTGCTGGGAGCTCTGGTGTTCCTCGGCGGCGCTGGCCAGGTGCTCAACATCTACGCCCAGGTGGGTCTGGTGATGTTGATCGGTTTGGCGGGTGGTAACGCCATCCTGATTGTCGACCTTGCCAACCAGCAGATGGGTAAGGGGATGTCGGCGATCGATGCGGCCCGTTTCGCAGCCAAGTCGCGACTGCGGCCGATTCTGATGACATCGATCTCCTCCCTGACCGGTTTCCTGCCGTTAATGCTGGCCAGTGGGGCTGGTGCCCAGAGCCAGGCATCACTGGGCCTGGTGGTGTTCGGTGGATTGCTTGTGGCCACGTTCCTGTCCACCCTTGTGGTGCCTGTCTTCTTCGTGGTGATGAAGTCCTTGCTGGGCCAGGCAGATGCCAAACCACCTGAAGGTGGTGGGAGTGGATCCAGTGAGGGACAGCCCACGCCCCAGCCCAGCTGA
- a CDS encoding efflux RND transporter periplasmic adaptor subunit, giving the protein MRRPLRLLLPLAALIMVSSCKGEEAAQPPPPKVQAATATQAEFTEGVDTVSTLEATNRVELAAQESGRILELKIRQGDEVEPGQLLLVLDQVQTQAELARARAKLAEEEAQAETAKTNLDRYEYLATQGAASDKQRDSYRTQYNTARERVISAKEQIKSIEANLSYSNLRAPTGGFISDVLVKVGDVINKGQTLTSIVQNNELEARVEVPAVFSERLAIGQPVLLSAPGSDAVIATGKVDTINPQINTKTQALLVKAVFVNPDEKLLNGQRLRTRVLIKAKEELSVPFAAVTQTSGQSFVFRLGSFDELKATPGKADIDTLSKAIEAGKIPASTQFVIQTPVKVGELENDLYPITEGLKPNAKVATTNLLNLKHGMPVQILTKDAASEAAPAPAN; this is encoded by the coding sequence GTGCGTCGACCGCTGCGACTGCTTCTTCCCCTGGCTGCCCTGATCATGGTCAGCTCCTGTAAAGGGGAGGAAGCGGCCCAGCCACCACCGCCGAAGGTTCAGGCAGCAACAGCGACGCAAGCTGAGTTCACCGAAGGGGTCGACACCGTCAGCACCCTGGAAGCCACCAATCGCGTTGAACTGGCTGCCCAGGAGTCAGGTCGCATTCTCGAGCTGAAAATTCGTCAGGGAGATGAGGTCGAGCCCGGGCAGTTGCTTCTGGTGCTCGACCAGGTTCAGACCCAGGCTGAGCTCGCCCGAGCCAGGGCCAAGCTCGCGGAAGAGGAAGCCCAGGCCGAAACCGCCAAGACCAACCTTGATCGCTACGAATATTTGGCCACGCAGGGAGCGGCCTCCGACAAGCAGCGCGACAGCTACCGCACGCAATACAACACAGCCCGCGAACGGGTGATTTCCGCCAAGGAGCAGATCAAGTCGATCGAGGCGAATCTCAGCTACAGCAACCTGCGGGCCCCGACCGGAGGATTCATCTCCGATGTTCTGGTGAAGGTTGGTGATGTGATCAACAAAGGCCAGACCCTCACCAGCATTGTTCAGAACAACGAGCTTGAGGCTCGTGTGGAAGTGCCGGCGGTGTTCTCAGAACGTTTGGCCATTGGACAACCGGTGCTCCTCAGCGCTCCCGGCAGTGACGCTGTGATCGCCACCGGCAAGGTGGACACGATCAACCCCCAGATCAACACCAAGACCCAGGCACTGTTGGTGAAGGCCGTGTTCGTCAATCCCGATGAAAAACTGCTGAATGGTCAGCGTCTTCGCACCCGCGTTCTGATCAAGGCCAAGGAAGAGCTGTCTGTTCCTTTCGCAGCGGTGACCCAGACCTCCGGTCAGAGTTTTGTGTTCCGGCTCGGCAGTTTCGATGAGCTCAAGGCCACGCCGGGGAAGGCGGACATCGACACGCTGAGCAAAGCGATTGAGGCCGGCAAAATCCCTGCGAGCACTCAGTTTGTGATTCAGACACCGGTGAAGGTGGGTGAACTGGAAAATGATCTCTATCCGATCACTGAAGGCCTGAAGCCCAACGCGAAGGTGGCCACCACCAACCTGCTCAACCTCAAGCACGGCATGCCTGTCCAGATCCTGACCAAAGACGCTGCTTCTGAGGCGGCTCCAGCTCCAGCGAACTGA
- a CDS encoding AAA family ATPase, with protein sequence MSQDLFAFHGEQQRRRMAPLADRMRPRDLDEFEGQQGILAEGRLLRRAIAADRVGNVILHGPPGVGKTTLARIIANHTRAHFSSLNAVLAGVKDLRTEVDAARLRLDRHGLRTILFIDEVHRFNSTQQDALLPWVENGTVSLIGATTENPYFEVNKALVSRSRLFRLTPLEPDDLHQLLQRAIDDPERGYGRQTVQLSREAAAHLVDVAGGDARSLLNALELAVESSEVDDQGAIQIDLAIAEESIQQRAVLYDKHGDAHYDTISAFIKSLRGSDADAALFWLARMVEAGENPRFIFRRMLIAAGEDIGLADPQAVVVVEACAAAFDRVGLPEGLYPLAQAAIYLAGAEKSNSVLGFFDALKTVRAANRQDVPSHLRDANRDGAAFGDGVGYRYPHAYAEHWVEQQYLPTALQGEVFWQPGHLGWEGERRDRMAERRAAQLAAAAELAVEQPLLLSSGPDSPALERWIQRQLGQEGERLNRLRLRLWQGVTWERTDRVLLVGMRSLLWAIDPLAQVPEGGVTLLADSEEDRLRLEAQLDLLEAERRPQVICGGHEALNELLPQHGFEWIGGRLGALDLQQADTSQLWSALVERCTASTRLRLLISRPEAGPATALLNTHQLLGGSQSIDEHAEKKSSANNRSLQALLKEEQRWLEGLQTPDKELKRLGWQLVEDDWIETLDLGGGAALEQRWLADGSAYRQAMQAVDQTVFETLRPMLQQQGRLGLALPMRHQLLTGRFKATKKAPISRGSVKRGSKPDHQRG encoded by the coding sequence TTGAGCCAGGACCTCTTCGCGTTTCATGGCGAACAACAGCGCCGCCGGATGGCGCCGCTGGCCGATCGCATGCGCCCACGGGACCTGGACGAGTTCGAGGGACAGCAAGGAATCCTTGCGGAAGGTCGCCTGCTGCGGCGAGCCATCGCCGCCGATCGCGTCGGCAATGTGATCCTGCATGGTCCGCCAGGGGTTGGCAAAACGACCCTGGCGCGGATCATCGCCAATCACACCCGTGCTCACTTCAGCAGCCTCAACGCCGTTCTGGCAGGGGTGAAAGACCTCCGAACCGAGGTGGATGCAGCTCGTCTGCGGCTGGATCGCCATGGATTGCGCACCATCCTGTTCATCGATGAGGTGCATCGCTTCAACAGTACCCAGCAGGATGCCTTGTTGCCCTGGGTGGAGAACGGGACGGTCAGCCTGATCGGAGCCACCACAGAGAACCCCTACTTCGAGGTGAACAAGGCCCTGGTGAGTCGCTCACGCCTGTTCAGGCTCACGCCGCTGGAGCCCGACGACCTGCACCAGTTGCTGCAGCGGGCGATCGATGACCCGGAACGGGGCTATGGCCGGCAGACGGTGCAGCTCAGCCGGGAGGCCGCCGCCCATCTTGTGGATGTGGCCGGCGGCGATGCCCGCAGCCTGCTCAATGCCCTGGAACTCGCTGTGGAAAGCAGTGAAGTTGATGACCAGGGAGCCATCCAGATCGACCTGGCGATCGCCGAGGAATCGATTCAGCAGCGTGCCGTGCTGTACGACAAACATGGGGATGCCCACTACGACACGATCAGCGCCTTCATCAAGTCGCTGCGGGGATCCGACGCCGATGCAGCTCTGTTCTGGCTGGCTCGGATGGTGGAAGCCGGAGAAAATCCTCGCTTCATTTTCCGGCGGATGCTGATCGCTGCTGGAGAAGACATCGGGCTGGCGGATCCCCAGGCCGTGGTGGTGGTGGAAGCCTGCGCTGCCGCCTTTGATCGGGTTGGCCTGCCCGAGGGGCTGTATCCCCTCGCTCAGGCGGCCATCTACCTGGCCGGTGCTGAGAAAAGCAACAGCGTGCTGGGCTTTTTCGACGCCCTGAAAACCGTGCGCGCCGCCAACCGTCAGGACGTCCCCAGCCACCTGCGGGACGCCAATCGCGATGGAGCCGCCTTCGGCGATGGTGTGGGCTACCGCTATCCCCATGCCTACGCCGAACACTGGGTGGAGCAGCAATACCTCCCCACCGCCCTGCAAGGAGAGGTGTTCTGGCAGCCAGGGCATCTGGGCTGGGAAGGCGAGCGCCGCGATCGCATGGCTGAGCGCCGGGCCGCCCAGCTCGCCGCGGCCGCTGAGCTGGCGGTGGAGCAGCCGCTGCTCCTGAGTAGCGGACCTGACAGTCCGGCGCTGGAGCGTTGGATCCAGCGCCAGCTGGGACAGGAGGGTGAACGACTGAATCGACTGCGGCTGAGGCTCTGGCAGGGTGTGACCTGGGAACGGACCGACCGGGTGCTGCTCGTTGGCATGCGCTCACTGCTCTGGGCGATTGATCCACTCGCGCAGGTCCCGGAAGGTGGTGTGACGCTGCTGGCGGACTCGGAGGAGGATCGACTGCGCCTGGAGGCCCAGCTGGACTTGCTCGAGGCAGAGCGACGCCCCCAGGTGATCTGCGGTGGGCACGAAGCCCTCAATGAGCTGTTGCCGCAACACGGTTTCGAGTGGATCGGAGGCCGACTCGGCGCACTCGACCTGCAACAGGCGGACACGTCACAGCTCTGGAGTGCTCTTGTCGAACGCTGCACAGCCAGCACCCGACTTCGACTCCTGATCAGCCGACCTGAGGCAGGGCCCGCCACAGCTTTGTTGAACACGCATCAGCTTCTGGGGGGCAGCCAATCGATCGATGAACATGCAGAGAAGAAGTCTTCAGCCAACAACCGATCACTGCAAGCCCTGCTGAAGGAGGAACAACGCTGGCTCGAGGGACTTCAGACCCCAGACAAGGAGCTCAAACGCCTGGGATGGCAGCTGGTGGAGGACGACTGGATCGAGACTCTGGATCTCGGCGGCGGCGCCGCTCTTGAGCAACGGTGGCTGGCGGACGGCTCCGCCTATCGCCAGGCCATGCAGGCCGTCGACCAAACCGTGTTCGAAACCTTGCGTCCAATGCTGCAACAGCAAGGCCGCCTGGGACTGGCACTGCCGATGCGCCATCAGCTGTTGACAGGCCGATTCAAGGCCACAAAAAAAGCCCCGATTTCCCGGGGCTCTGTGAAAAGGGGCTCAAAACCTGATCACCAGAGGGGCTGA
- a CDS encoding alpha/beta hydrolase → MFTRLAAGLLAGASLAALAAPAKAATPVRWNTGGAVWSTGFSAFKTFLDSGDITDRALLAGINGSGWTAEEVQEGLSKTYTVDVVGVSRFLYSSDGVKFLKDQTRSYFPYWKMKSTAVVALRSAIILDSVDGKLSSAGIMAALPVDFRLADTCNTYDGVQNVCAPDKCEGDAQCTSLLSWYVFLPACVQANSALPEPAAPAPAAVPAQPLW, encoded by the coding sequence GTGTTCACTCGTCTCGCCGCCGGCCTCCTCGCCGGTGCCTCTCTCGCTGCTCTGGCTGCTCCTGCGAAGGCCGCCACGCCTGTTCGCTGGAATACCGGTGGTGCCGTTTGGTCCACCGGTTTCAGCGCATTCAAGACTTTCCTTGATTCCGGTGACATCACCGACCGTGCTCTTCTGGCCGGCATCAACGGCTCCGGCTGGACCGCTGAAGAGGTTCAGGAAGGTCTGTCCAAGACCTATACCGTCGACGTCGTCGGTGTCTCCCGCTTCCTGTACTCCAGCGACGGTGTTAAGTTCCTTAAGGACCAGACCCGCTCCTACTTTCCCTACTGGAAGATGAAGAGCACCGCTGTGGTTGCTCTCCGCTCCGCCATCATCCTTGATTCCGTCGACGGCAAGCTGTCTTCAGCCGGCATCATGGCCGCACTTCCTGTCGACTTCCGTCTGGCCGACACCTGCAACACTTACGACGGTGTTCAGAATGTCTGTGCCCCTGACAAGTGCGAAGGTGATGCTCAGTGCACCTCCCTTCTATCCTGGTATGTGTTCCTGCCCGCTTGCGTGCAGGCCAACTCTGCACTTCCTGAGCCTGCTGCTCCTGCACCTGCTGCCGTTCCTGCTCAGCCCCTCTGGTGA
- a CDS encoding 4'-phosphopantetheinyl transferase superfamily protein, which produces MAPSLEPGWGHVSISHTRDALLLGWSREAIGVDIERADRCFNAAALAQRFFHPEDRASWKGLSSDALRREVLRQWIGKEAAIKWQKGSLAMDLGRWSWSHSQAHARHPDQGLQVKLRHMTVGHWWLAIANNALEAGHTPMVCLP; this is translated from the coding sequence ATGGCCCCATCCCTGGAACCGGGCTGGGGTCACGTGAGCATCAGCCACACCCGTGATGCCCTGCTGCTGGGCTGGTCCCGTGAAGCAATCGGCGTCGACATCGAGCGTGCTGATCGTTGTTTCAACGCCGCTGCCCTCGCTCAGCGGTTTTTTCATCCAGAGGATCGAGCCAGCTGGAAAGGGCTCTCCTCAGACGCTCTCAGACGCGAAGTTCTGCGTCAGTGGATTGGCAAGGAGGCGGCGATCAAGTGGCAGAAAGGCTCCCTGGCAATGGATCTGGGACGCTGGTCCTGGAGTCATTCGCAGGCGCATGCCAGGCATCCTGACCAGGGCCTGCAGGTGAAGCTGCGGCACATGACCGTTGGCCACTGGTGGCTGGCGATTGCCAACAATGCTTTGGAAGCCGGACATACGCCGATGGTCTGCCTACCCTGA
- the bcp gene encoding thioredoxin-dependent thiol peroxidase: MALQIGDPAPDFTLPDQNGDPVKLSDLKGQRVVIYFYPKDDTPGCTKEACNFRDRWSSFEDHGIRVLGISKDNATSHAKFIGKHELPFTLLTDLEPCPVAASYDSYGLKKFMGREYMGMMRHTFVIDAEGKLEQIYLKVKAATMADTILSDLGLD, translated from the coding sequence GTGGCTCTTCAGATCGGTGATCCCGCACCTGATTTCACACTCCCCGATCAGAACGGCGACCCCGTGAAGCTGTCCGATCTGAAGGGCCAGCGGGTCGTCATCTACTTTTATCCCAAAGACGACACGCCCGGATGCACCAAGGAGGCGTGCAATTTCAGAGACCGCTGGTCCAGCTTTGAAGATCACGGGATCCGGGTGCTCGGCATCAGCAAAGACAATGCCACATCCCACGCCAAGTTCATCGGCAAGCACGAGCTTCCCTTCACCCTGCTGACTGACCTGGAACCCTGTCCGGTCGCTGCCAGCTACGACAGCTACGGCCTCAAGAAATTCATGGGGCGCGAATACATGGGAATGATGCGCCACACCTTTGTGATCGATGCCGAAGGCAAGTTGGAGCAGATCTATCTGAAAGTGAAAGCGGCCACGATGGCCGACACCATCCTCAGCGATCTCGGTCTGGACTGA
- a CDS encoding type III pantothenate kinase, translating to MPSVSRGLLIGNSRWHWAEHDGSCWRFDHGPQDCARLTAAQQQGGLIWAAVGSVPVEVALEQQDRLTSRDVPLPGCPDWLGVDRVLGAWAAWDISQTSGLDLGSGLLLADAGTVLSLTLLNAEGTFVGGQLSPGLRLQLAAMDGGTTSLPCPDPVSEPRDRFPRDTASAMVRGALQAMAGAVREAQSCSGACLWICGGDSKPLQRELLERGSASIEPAVTTDPDLVLKGLVKWIETFSPDRDR from the coding sequence GTGCCGTCCGTCTCCCGTGGTCTTCTGATCGGCAACAGCCGCTGGCACTGGGCGGAACACGACGGATCCTGCTGGCGCTTTGATCACGGTCCCCAGGACTGCGCCCGTCTCACGGCTGCTCAGCAGCAGGGCGGTTTGATCTGGGCGGCGGTGGGATCGGTACCCGTCGAGGTGGCCCTCGAGCAACAGGATCGACTCACCAGCCGGGATGTTCCGCTGCCGGGTTGTCCGGACTGGTTGGGAGTGGATCGAGTCCTTGGCGCCTGGGCTGCTTGGGACATCAGCCAGACATCAGGACTGGATCTTGGTTCCGGCCTGCTGCTTGCCGATGCTGGAACGGTGCTGAGCCTGACGCTGCTCAACGCTGAGGGTACCTTCGTCGGAGGACAGCTGAGTCCGGGGTTGCGCCTGCAGCTAGCGGCGATGGATGGCGGGACGACGTCACTGCCCTGCCCTGATCCAGTGAGCGAGCCCCGTGATCGCTTCCCCCGCGACACCGCTTCAGCGATGGTGCGCGGAGCCCTGCAGGCCATGGCCGGGGCGGTGCGGGAAGCGCAGTCATGCTCGGGTGCCTGCCTCTGGATCTGCGGTGGCGACTCAAAACCTCTGCAACGGGAACTGCTTGAGCGCGGCAGTGCGTCGATCGAGCCAGCTGTCACAACAGATCCAGACCTGGTTCTGAAAGGGTTGGTGAAGTGGATCGAAACCTTCAGTCCAGACCGAGATCGCTGA